The genomic interval CGGGGCGGCAGACCGCCCAGCAGCAGGCCGAGCGCCGCCGCCGCGAGGCACAGTGCGAGGGTGCCGAGCAGGTTCAGCCACGCCCAGTCGCGACGCCCGCGCTGGGCGAGCAGCACGGTCTCGGCCGAAACCGTGCTGAAGGTCGTGAAACCGCCGAGCACCCCGACGCCGATGATCGCGACCCATGTCGGCAACACGAGCGCACCGAGGCCGGTGATGAGGCCCAGCAGGAACGACCCGATGATGTTGACGACGAGGATGCCGACGGGGAAGGCGGCCTTGCGACCGCGCATGATCGCGCCGTCGAGCAGGTAGCGCGCGCCAGCGCCGAGCGCGCCGCCGGCGATGAGCAGGGTCCAGTCCAGGCCGTTCACTCGGCATCCTCCGGCGATTCGACCTCGCCGGGCCGGTCGACGATGCGCCGCCCGACGGCCAGTCCCGCCGCCGCGGCGAGCGCGCCGCCGAACAGCGACAGGGCGATGAGGGCGAGGCCGACGAACGGCGAGGCGCTCGCGGTCGTGACTGACTGCACCGCGAACGCGCTGTAGGTGGTGAACCCGCCCATGACGCCCGTGCCGAGGAAGAGACGGCCGAGGGGATGCCGGTCGTCGAGCCAGCCGATGATGACCCCCAGCAGCAGCGACCCGACGAGGTTGATCCCGAGGGTCACCGCAGGAACGGCCAGCGGATGCACGGCCGAGCCGACCGTGAGCGGCACGACGAGCAGCGCCCGGGCGGCGACGCCGACCGCACCGCCGACGATGACGAGCACGAGGGCGGCCGGTGAGAACCATCCCGCGCGGGCCACGAGCCGAGATTATCGGCCGATCAGCCGAGGATCAGGGAGCGGATCGCCGATTCGGGCGAGACGGTGCGATCGAGCATCCTCCCCTGCCGGTAGCGCGCGAACACCCGCGGATCGATGTACGAGCTCTTCGCCACCGTGGGGGTGTTGCCGAGCGCCTCGGCGGCCGCCTTCACGGCGAGCACCTCGGCGCGCTTGCGCTGCGTCTTGGTGTCGACTGCGCCGATGCGCGCGAGAGCTTCGGCGGCGAGGATCGTGCCCCGCAGCGTGCGGAAGTCCTTCGCGGTGAAGGCGCCGCCGGTCATGGTCCGCACGTACGCGTTGACCTCCTTCGGCGTGAGGGGCACGCGCCGCCGGCCGCGCTCGTACGCGAGAAGAGGTGAGGTGGGGCGACCGGCGACCAGTAGCGCGATGACGGCGGCGAGTTCCGCATCGTCGATCTCGAGGCTCTGCCGCTTGCCGCTCTTCCCCGGGAAGCGCAGGCTCGTCACGGTCTCCTCGACCGCGGCATCCCGCCGCCGGAGCGTCGTGAGCCCGCGGCTGCCGTGCTTGGCGAGATAGCGCTCGCTGCCGACGCGCGGCGCCGCCTGGTCGAGCAGGCGGAACGCCGTCGCGAGCACCCGCTCCCGGTCCAGCCCCTCGCGGCGGATCGAGGTCGTCACCCGCCCGCGCGCCCGCGGCAGCGATTCGGCCAGCTGCAGCGCCCGCGCGTACTTGCCCTTGTCCCGACCCGCGGACCAGTCCGGGTGATAGAGGTACTGCAGACGCCCCGCCTCGTCCACCCCGGTCGCCTGGATGTGCCCGTTCGCCGCGGCGCTGATCCAGACAT from Microbacterium aurum carries:
- the crcB gene encoding fluoride efflux transporter CrcB yields the protein MNGLDWTLLIAGGALGAGARYLLDGAIMRGRKAAFPVGILVVNIIGSFLLGLITGLGALVLPTWVAIIGVGVLGGFTTFSTVSAETVLLAQRGRRDWAWLNLLGTLALCLAAAALGLLLGGLPPR
- a CDS encoding fluoride efflux transporter FluC, encoding MARAGWFSPAALVLVIVGGAVGVAARALLVVPLTVGSAVHPLAVPAVTLGINLVGSLLLGVIIGWLDDRHPLGRLFLGTGVMGGFTTYSAFAVQSVTTASASPFVGLALIALSLFGGALAAAAGLAVGRRIVDRPGEVESPEDAE
- a CDS encoding DNA topoisomerase IB, with amino-acid sequence MVRLKKVHPGVDLGYRRARSGSGFRYTDADGAALPAAERDRVVALVIPPAWSDVWISAAANGHIQATGVDEAGRLQYLYHPDWSAGRDKGKYARALQLAESLPRARGRVTTSIRREGLDRERVLATAFRLLDQAAPRVGSERYLAKHGSRGLTTLRRRDAAVEETVTSLRFPGKSGKRQSLEIDDAELAAVIALLVAGRPTSPLLAYERGRRRVPLTPKEVNAYVRTMTGGAFTAKDFRTLRGTILAAEALARIGAVDTKTQRKRAEVLAVKAAAEALGNTPTVAKSSYIDPRVFARYRQGRMLDRTVSPESAIRSLILG